The Triticum aestivum cultivar Chinese Spring chromosome 4B, IWGSC CS RefSeq v2.1, whole genome shotgun sequence sequence tacagGCACCTTATCCACGCTCCAGCCCACCCTCgacctcactctccccctcacacaCTCTCACTCGCGCGCCTCCGCCACGAGCCATCGCTGCCGCAATCCCCCGCGCCGGCTCTCCTCCCCCTCCGGCCGACCTCCCGCACCggccctcgccccccccccccccccgtgcgcgCATCGGTCgtcctccaccgagaggtactcctcgtccctcctccctcctcctaccTAGTTAATTTTGAACCCTAGCTAGTTTAAAATTTTAGGTtaaatcttagaataatgtagtaggTTACGATCTTAGGTGTTTAATTTGaaaataatgtagtatgaaccctagctagttatgatcgaaccatgttcaaaatataggtttttaattaggtgtacttAATATAATTTAGGTATTTTATGTctttaatcttagaataatgtagtatgaaccctagttatgatcaAACCATGTTCAACATGTcaaatttgttgttattttttagttaaaacATTTGTTCCCACATCGACATTGAtgatgcctatcccacatcctcgtcgtcgactcggcggaggacacctgcttgatcagaggggccatgtccgggactgggctccgctgggctggtactaggaggtgctaccttccaggcggcgcagcttggtgaggagccagcccgtcgttgacccgaaccttctttggtggcggtcgcatgggccagtgacggtgcggaggcttgaggaccccatggaggtggtacgtcaccgtgtcagcgaggaggacgagcacgtccgtcggtacatgattgcgttggagggcaggttctccaatacctggcagattcttcaGGGATCTCgctagagctatgatcctgtgatggttccttctctttgggtgtccaccgcccgcgccgatgcccgtcgttcgctagggttttagctaTATTAGTGATGTTAtctgtatgatactattcgagatgtattagtgataatattcgatgatgtacggacgaaagaggtgatttagttttgcttattgaatgcatcctaatttgaatacttatttattttacgatttggttttgcttattgaattctcaaattggaaaactactcctactttgaatgcccaagtggccggccatgtttgcaTGTTACACCTCCgtgtggcctatgttttgccggagtgttgattaatttccgttccggcaaatttcaggcttGATATgttcttttttagcaaaggtcatgccggatttttccatgaattctgGGACgatttgtgctagaatatgtaggaaatatcgagtggcctgaattttctagaaagataattaaatgacatatcgggttgactttaagtctgtcgaggccgcatacatgacaatcaaaaactgagtgagggagtgtgtccaccatatgtGAGAGAAGAATAGtgctgactgttgtcgtgggggtcacttctccttcattcccgtgtgctagacattttggttgaATGCAATCGGGgatgaagggaggagcgaccatcaccaacggtcgaatatatacaccacgtgagctgagtgTTTTCAAAAAAAGATTCGACGGACCGATAGTGAACCCGTGCtaaataataatgatctaatttagttttgtagtacatatattgaattgtacaagtttaatctttgaattatgaacctctacttcctctacacccgagtaGTTACCTTCGACTGATTTTCAATGTTTCAAATATGAACATATATAGAAAATGTCTAACGACGAAAAGAAATTTGTTATGTGCGAATACCGTGAAGACGAGTGCGGCATGTGCGACAgacctcacctagttggtggtaggcgcttcagcatcgtgctggatgagaacttcgaagtggatacagtaaatCACAAtaacaagtcttttttcgtaattaagcatgacttctgctacttttgcttttttgcttcaacttataaatTTAATTTTCTAcaattctactagtgtatcccctctcatgcaagaatatatgtcttggataagattgaTTTTAGTACTATGGAAAGTATGGAGGTACATAAagttcacttgaggaccgagcatggttatacttttgccgcaaaattatacaatgcagacacctactccAATTTTGAATacaaaaattggagagcactatgcaatgcttatgcatttgagcctaatatggttatcacctttgatattcgtccggaaaatgaaattgaaggtaatatagacatctgggtcgatgtgcagacgcctccagttctaccattatgtgagtttctcaaccatatttatgtcttggatattatttattcaaaaatagttgacaacttatttctattgacaacttattttcattcaagcaaacttgtccggcgcttggtagacatgacctactactgtcccttggctgaactaaactgcgaggagataagtcattatgtttcatgccTTGAAGATCTTCATACTGTagagacaaattattttcctggatttgaaaatcttagtactgaaaacgtgcgaccaatagtgttcgtactgaactacggtcacatctatttaggaaagatggtaagatttttacttttttttcctctgtgcatcttttgcatacattattttttagggataagtatatttttagTCCCTCAACTCTCTCGATAATATAGAAATGGTCCCTCAACTCCAAAACCAGTAAAACTTAGTCCCTCAATTTTTCAAACCGGATAAGTTTAGTCCCTTATACCACTTATGGTTTCGTTGATCATATGGGATAGTTTTGACCCTCGTGGTCGTGGCAGCTTCTGCGAGGGAAGCGGCCTGCTGGAGCTTGGCCAGCGTTCACGCCACCTCTAGCTTGGTCACCGTACTCGCCACATCGAGCTTTGACGAGGCATGGGCGCCGGCCACGGCGAGGCCGATGAGGTCCTTGGCTGGCACCGCGTTTCATTGACATTAAGCTGAACACCACGGTACAATTTATTTTGCATTGCCATTTTTTTCTGGTTCCTCATATCAGTCGAAGCTAGCTACTACCAGGTTGATGGATTCCTCCAGGGTAAATCGATTATCTAGCATGCGTTGCTTGTGTACGTATGCATCTCTCTTCGTGTAGCGTGTACTGCGGTACCTAGCTCGGAAAGAAATCGAGCTAGCCGTGCACCTTGCCGGAAAGGACGCGTCCCGGCTAGAAGTACACAAGTAACAGATGCATTCACGATTGGAGCCCGCGCGGACGGGGGCGGCCGCCGTCGTCCTACCGGCCGGTTTGAAATACTGTCCCTGTCCGGCGCCGGCGTCTCCTGGAACAACGGGGCTCGCCGCGTACCGTGATGGGAGAGCTGTCCGCGTCCGGGCTCTGGCCCCGTCATGATGATTGCAGCCACGTCCGGCAACACCACGTACGAGAGGCTGCCGCTGGATCAAGACGCCAAGAATGCGCCATGGACCCGTGCCTGGCATTGGTGTGGAGGAGGAAAAGAGCCGGTGTCGGCCCCCCTCCTGCTCAAGGTTCAAGCTACGACGAGGGTCGTGTAGCCACCGGCCACCGCGAGTTCCTCCCACCTCTCCATGTCTCTCCAATATCCCGATCTAAGATGGCAACAGCAGCAAGTAGCCCACAAGCGCAGGTGGCAGGAGCCCACGAGCCAGAATGTGCACATCAACTATTCGATGAAATGCCTATTGCGTGGGAAAATAGAACGAAAAAGAGGTGATAGTCAACTCTGAATACTAGGGTCAAaaccatgccacatcatcaacgaaACCACCCGAGGGACTAAAATTATCCGGTTTGAGAAGTTGAGGGACTAACCTTTACCGGTTTCGAAGTTGAGGGACGATTTCTATATTTTCGAgagagttgagggacgaaaaatatacttatctctattttttaagctaaacttcattgctaagtatgttactacgatgttcttcaacagggactcccgatgatagttgtgtctcagtggatcgaggctaaaggtCTCATCTCCATGGTTAGCATACGACCAAGACATCCTACAATGCACATTAgcgcattcaggatttctaaaagagagcaagtcttaatagtcaacgACTCGAAcaaaattgtgaatgatcgcaaagaagtactagggggcagcaatcaaaagcggagcccacaattaggagacataTTCATCTGCATTCTCCAATATGATGTAGTAGGAGTGTTATACATGTTATATGATATCTTACCTGtgagagagcagcatgagtgattagctagctagaatgagtttgaagatgatgatgtgctacactatgactatgatgattaaataactagtgttggtgataatgactatgatgattattattagctagtgttggtggtgattagatagctaccgtacctagtgttggtggtgattagctagctagaacgAGTTTGAAGataatgatgtgctacactatgactatgaccggtgataaaatcatatgatgaaaataCTGTATATAAAACCTATACAAATACAGCAAAAATAAGCAGCAATTTTAAAAATACAGGAAAAAAAGCAGTGGCGCTTTAAAAAaatgctactgctacttactactaTCAGCAGCGCTTTTCAAGCACCCGCGCTAgtgctaactaggtatagcagtagcactgtcagacagcgctactgctacatgttagctgtagcgtgatagcagtagcgctggtaccagcgctactgctatgcacaTTACAAGCGCTACTACttgggttttccctagtagtgacggtGTTTGCGGTTGGTTGTATTATCGATGTAAAGAATGGACCGGGGTCCACAGTTCACTAGATGGTGTCTTCTCCATAGCAGCTAAATAAcatgttgggtgaacaaattacagctgGGCAATTGACAAAATATTGGCCGCACTGTAGTGCACATGCATGACATGATGATTACTATGAGATTTATTTGGGCATTACGACAAGATACATAGACCGTCATCCAACTGCATCTATGACTAATAATCCACCCGCGGAATATCCTCTGAACATACCTTGGGCATTAAATTGCAAGCAACAGATAATTGTATTAAGTAAAGTGTGTAATGTAAACAATAGGATCATCCTTAGACAAAGTATTGTTGTTTTATCCCTAGTGGCAACAACACATCCACAATCTTAGAGGTTGCTCACACTCCCCCAGATTACTGGAGACATGAACCCACTATCGATCATAAATACCCCCTCTTGGAGTTACTAACATCAACTTGGCCAGAGTAGCTACTAGTAACGGAGAGCATGCAAGATCataaataacatataaaataaatcTATAATCAACTTGACATAGCATTCAATattcatcggatcccagcaaacacaaCATGTAGCATTACAATAATATGATCTTGATCATGTTAGGCAGCTCACAAGATCTAAACATGATGGCACAAAGGAGGAGAAGACaaccatctagctactgctatggacccgtagaccaaagatgaactactcacgcatcacttCGGAGGCAGGCATGATGATGAAGAaggcctctggtgatgatttccctcccGCAGGGTGCCGGGGAGAGCTTCAGAACCCTCCCGAACTAGGGTTGACGATGGCGGCGGCTACGGAACTTTTCGTGGATGGAGGCTCGTGTGTTCAGGATTTTCCTGGCAAGCACTTTATTTTGTGACACCGTCGGAAGCaacagttatatatatatatatatatatatatatatatatatatatatatatatatatatatatagacacacacacacacacacacacacaatgattGATAAGACTTCCTTCTTATAATGCGTGTCATTTAGATAAAACAGATAAACATGTTATACAATGGGTTATATCTTGGTGTCATCTTTAAAAATTAATACTTGCATGCTCCTCAAATTATGAAGTGCTTAGCGTAAGTAAGAGATGACATGTTGAACAATATAGAAAATTATCTTATTTTCATGGAAGAAGCACCCAGGACAAACACATGTCAAACTTTTTGGGTCCCACAGATAGCCAAATAAAAGGACTAAGGTGGGGCCAGAAGCTCTTAGAAGGCTTCCCTACCACCACGGTTAAAGAGTAGATTAATTTATACCTCCGAGATATCAGTGCAAAGTGTGTTGAATCCCTCCATTGCTTTCAGCTTGTTACTGTCGCAAGAATTTGTAATATTGAGTATGAGACTATGTAGTGTGTATGCTTGTTTATGCGTTTTTTCCGTTCCTATTCGAAGAATTGCAATTCATCACTTAGACCATCCAAACAATATTTGGCATTCAACCTCAATATCTAGTCCGGATACAAAAATCTAACACATCCAGACATGAATATTAGCATTCAGTCTGAATAtcaatatactactccctccgttcgaaattacttgtcacaaaaaagataaaaatggatgtatctacaactaaaatacatctagatacattcatttcttggacgagtaattccgaacggagggagtaggtattAGACATTCAACCAATATAATGCCAAGCCTTCCAAATGCCAAGCCTTCCAATGCAAACATCCAGACGAAGCATTACCTTTTTAGTACAGGACGTTGTCTGTTTGTCAATTACAGGTGGGCCACGGTCCACCAGCTCACGGAAACGGCCTGGTTCTTCTCATCGTCTCGCTGACAGCTGGGCCGACTGGTCGTTGCTCAGCCTGCCGACAGCCATGGACGCAGATGGGGAATATGCGACAGCGATCCCGCCGGCCAGGTCGCCGGCCACGCGCCCCTCCATGAGCTCCTCGATTTGGCCGCCCGGAGTTGTATTCGTCCGGTCGAACTTCGAGATCGGTGGTCGTCGGGGCCTGATTTTCAGCGGAACGCCGCCGCGATTAGCACGGCGCCCTCGACCGAAATGCCCCCGGCTGCCGAACACCGCCGACCACTAATCAACTGAAATTGCAGGTACCTTTTCTTTTGCCACAGCCCCATGTACTTCTCATTAACGTAATTTTTCCAAATCAGAAATCTGGAATCACAATGTACAGACAACAGAACAGGGGAGGCCTCACTTTTCTTGCGGCCTGGCCTTATAGTCCTCGCCTAAAAATTTGAGAAACGAAATGGATCTAAACAGGCCTGAAAACTGCGTTGTCATAGTGCTCGCCGCGGCAACAGGTCTGGGCTCGGCGCTTCTGCCGGTCATGTCGCTGGTTGTGTCGTGACCGTACTCGAGGTTACCAATCCCCCCTGACGGTTTGGCTTACTTAGGAGTAGTTGATATTGCTCTGAATTCTGAAAACCAAATCCACAATTTAAACACTGCTATTCTCCCAAGACATTGTTGTCTCTCACAAGAGATATGTTTACTTGCTTAGACTTCCTAAGGTACATAGCAACAGCTGAACTTATGGAATATAATCTGCTCATCTTTTCTTGTCAATACCACCTAGGTTTCAGATACAAGGGCTTATATAGTGCCCACAAACATACAACGAGTTGCTGCGATTTCCAGCTTACAAACTTGAACTGAAGAAACCATGGCCAATACCAACGCCGAATCATGCTGCCGTCAAAGCACCTAGTGCCTCAACAAGGCCTAACCGTCTTCGCCTAGAATTTCAGAAAGAATATGTATGTATGTCAATGCTAGCAAACAGAATATTTGTAGATCAAGTTTATTAGAAAAAGTAGTTTCAACCTTCAAATATGAAAAAAACTCATGTATGTTCCTTTTGCTGAGAAAGAAAAAGCAAGTACTTCTGCAGCTATTGGAAACTAAGCATAATTATTAATGTCTAGCATGTGTGCACCTTGATGCACAAGCCGGAATGTCAACTTGCGCCATGTAATTTACCTTGGTGACTATCAGCCTAGAACTTGGTCACACCCAACATAAACAATCGGCAGCCTCACCATACCCACCGCCGTTCCTGCCATGACTTCGTCATCAGCGATCCCATCGGACGTGCGGCCGTCATTAACACGAGTGCTCTGCACAACGAACATGTCGTTGCACTGCATATTCAGCGGTGCCGCATCCTGTGCGCGCAAGGTCACATAGATGTAGCGCTTGGAACATGGTGCCATGATTCCTTTGGTTGGTTGTACGGAGTACTTGGCTTGGTTGGTTATGACACGAAACGCTACGGAGCCATCCGTCTGGTTGGTTAGCTGCATACACGTCGATATGTCCTTCCTTGGCTCGAATAGGAAGCGCAGCTCTATTGCCGGATCCACCGCAAGAATGTTGTAGTTAGAACTTGTCTGCAAAAAATATTGGATTGGTTAATACACGTTGGCATATCTAATCAGGTTTATATTGAAGTGCATGAATGGCCTTGCTAAGTTAATACTGAAGTGAACTTATCCCCGAAAATTTGGAGTTCTGTAATATGTCAATTTTGTAAATCTATACTTGTCTGAATGATCATACCTGACCAGTAAGATCTATTGGCATATCAGAATATAGTGACATTTCCTTAATCTTAGCTTCTAGCTCCTCCAGTTGATGGACAATATCCTTTATGAGGGGCCTTTTATATCGGGCTTTCTCCACACATTCTACTGCTATTTCAATACATTTCTTCACTTGTAGGATGTCGTTTTGGTGTGATGAATACCCCGATGTTCCCTGCAGCCTTGCCTCCCAGTTCTCTATTACCTGAGAAAATTGGCACATAAAATTTGGAAAGATGAGAGGCGGGTCCAAAATAAAAACATATGACATAACAATGTCAGAACTATAAAATACACCAATTCATCATCATACAGAAGATAATATTTCTTACATGCTTAGTGAACTGTTCCTGAGGCATTTCATAACAACGGGAGTGGCCCTTGTTTCCTGTCATTATTTTCAGAATTATAACTCCCAGACTAAAAACGTCATATTTCTTTGATATGTAACCACCGTCTATGTATTCTGGTGGCATGTACCCGCTGCATCATGTCATCAGCATCAGAGACGCGTTTTAGTGCAATACAATCAAAACTATGTTTGGAAGCAGTGACATACTAACTGACTTGAAACATGATCAGTCAACTTACATTGTTCCTTTGACGTTGGCCATCTGTGTTTTATGGGTTTCAGTTGAAGCAACAAGTCTGGACAAACCAAGATCTGCAATTTTGGCCGTCCTGCTGTTCTTATCCAGCAATATGTTGGATGGTTTTAAGTCCAGATGGAAAATAGGCTTTTCATGTGCTCCATGGAGGTGATTTAAACCGTCGCAGGTCCCTTTGATAATTTGGTAACATGATTGCCAGTCAAGTCCACAAGATTCATCtgcaaaaggaaaaagagaaacgtATAAAGCCACTAGATCAATTATGAAAGCATGCTAAATAGTAATGTGGAGCACCTTCGGCGGTACCTCCAATATGTTTATCGAGGCTTCCACCCTCCATATATTCGAAACAGAGAATTCTCTCCATTTCCATAGCCATAACTAGTTCTCCATTGTATGGAACGAACTTTTTAACTATTTGGTAGCAGTAGCCTAGTAACTGAACAACATTTTTATGTTTGACCTTACTAAGGTTACGGAATTCACTGTCAAATGCCTTATCATCAAGTCCTTGCAAGGGATGAAGCCTCTTCACCGCAATCTCCTTTCCATTATACAACCCCTGTAATTAAAGATATCTTGTTATTGTGGACAATCTGTTTGTAGTCAGCAATTGAAAAGTAGAGAATATACCTTGTAAACTTCACCATACCCACCACTGCCAACCTTATCTGCAAATTTGTTTGTAATAGTTTCAAGCAAATGGAATTCAATATCCATATATATCTCCACCAGATAAAGGAGGTCTATCAATATTATCTGACATTAAAAGAAGTCTCTTAAGATGAGAAGCATAAATCCAGTACAAAGCTATTAATATCTTCTGGGAAAGAGGAATGAAAGAAGAAGACTAAATTGAAACTGTACCACAACAAGCAATCTGGAAGTCCTTTGATGACACTTTTAATGGCGTAAGAAGAAACTGAGTAAGGGCAGCAATAACCtggagatggagagagagagagggagagggagagggggagatagagagagagggagagagggaggggggatggagagagagagagagagagagagagatgccttTAAGATAACAGGAGTACACGTaattggtactccctctgtaaactaatataagagtgtttagatcactaaagtagtgatctaaacgctcctatattagtttacggagggagtacaagtgaaATTTATAAGTACACGTTAGTTGTACAAGTGGCCGACTCCAGTTATTGTAGTACCATAAGACAAGAGTGCAATCCATCTCGGACTTTGTCTCCAGCCATCGACAAAACGAATAgaattattactattattattgcAACAACTTAGTAGATTATTAGCAATCCTAACTTTTTCTTTCACCAACAGATGAAGACAAGGTAGCAGGTTGAAAGGTCCTAGagcaaagatatatatatatatatatatatatatatatatatatatatatatatatatatatatatatatgattgagAGAACAAAGATACAAAAATCCTAGCAACGAAGCTCATTTATTGAGTCGTTGGTCCAGCTTGGCTTGCGGAGCTTCCCAAGCAGCTGCCTAACTTGGACTTCTTCCTGGCCGCGTCCACCAGCTCCTCTTGGCTCATTATGGACCAGGGGTAAATTCAAGAAGATTATTATTGAGTCGCTGGCTCACGGAAGCAGCAGCCTAACTTGGACTCCTTCCCCACCGCGTCCAGCAGCTCCTCTTGGCTCATTATGGACTCTCATCAGCCCATGACTTTTAACAGtaacctagagagagagagagagatccgatcacctctgtcattgagtacgtttTGTACAAGCAAGCCGATTCTGTCAGGTATacatctttttgttgttgttttctcaACAAGCATCGTATATACTTCTAGATACATCGTTGTCCATTTCATAACCATTCTTCACATCTTATTCAATTCAAGGTCTGATAAAAGCACTTGGAAGTACATCTGGAGAGCAGTTCAAGTCTGCAGGCTAAATCGCCTGTAGGTACGCACATCCTTTTATGATTGTTCGCCTGTAGGTAACTAAGAATTAATGAAAGCATGTCCCATGCAAACTACGTAATTTTGCAACATGCTTAGGATGGGCAGCAGAATTGAGAAAGATTATGATGTCCTGGAGGGTATACTTATTGAAGTTGCGAAACCGAGAGATCTGCCACTAGCACTTCTAGAGGACATCACAGAGCATTTCTCTTCGATATGTAACCAACATCTACATATTCTGGTGGCATGTAGCTGCTGCATCATATTATCAGCATCAAAGATACTGTCAAGCATTTTTTTTTCATCTGAGGATCCAGTCAAACCTTTAAATCAACTCGAGGCTGCAGTGGGTTAGAGATAAGGACGCTTCAACTAGCCTAGCTATTTAATAGGGAACTAGCATTGAAAAAACTAATCTCTAGCTCATAGTCATATTTAGAACTGGAGGCTGGCGTGGCATTGCACACCTCACTCAGATCAGAAAAGGTGATGGGAACTTATTTCATAGGCAGGTAGCATTAGAAAACAAATCTGTAGCTGTTATTCACCTCAATCAGTTGAGAGGAGGTAACTAATCTGTATTTGAAGTGTCATTGGATTATAAGGAATTTTCTATTGCTCATGTAAAAAAAAGGAATGTTCTATTGCTAGAACAATAATGTATAAGGAAACCACATCTGTATTTGTAGATTTCTAGAACTAAGAAAACATGAGCATTGGTTCTTCATTATTATGTCCTCAAATTGGTCGAGGAGGGATGCTTGtaaccacctctctctctctctctctctctctctccctacttTGAGTATGGTGACACCTCAGCATTTGGCCTGATTGTTTGGGGCCTTGGGGTAGTTGAAATCAGGTTTTAATTATTGTTGTGATGATGCGATCACCTGGTCCCAGTTGTGCATCTTATTCATTGCATTCCAGCATAAACTACTGAAGGGTATCAGGCCATTTGATGAAAACTAATGACAACCTTACTTTTTATATGTCCCCCCACTAGAATTATGCGAATTGGTAGCGGTAGGTGTAGACCAAGCACGGACTAGCCAGGACAATGAGAAAAGCAGTCGAGCACACACCACATGAGAGCAAAAGGTAGAGGAAGCACAGCAAAACAGAGCTCACGGGTCAGGCCAAGCAGAGGGAGAAGAGCAGAGCACAACAAACAGTGCTCAAGGCTCAAGCCAAACAAAGGAGACGAGCAAGCCGCCAGCAAGTTGCGCGACTCGCTCTGTGAGTCGAGTCGCCGGAGCAAGCCGGCGTCCATTCTGCGGCTAAGCGATTTACTTTGTTCT is a genomic window containing:
- the LOC123093745 gene encoding putative receptor-like protein kinase At4g00960 isoform X2, with the protein product MDIEFHLLETITNKFADKVGSGGYGEVYKGLYNGKEIAVKRLHPLQGLDDKAFDSEFRNLSKVKHKNVVQLLGYCYQIVKKFVPYNGELVMAMEMERILCFEYMEGGSLDKHIGDESCGLDWQSCYQIIKGTCDGLNHLHGAHEKPIFHLDLKPSNILLDKNSRTAKIADLGLSRLVASTETHKTQMANVKGTIGYMPPEYIDGGYISKKYDVFSLGVIILKIMTGNKGHSRCYEMPQEQFTKHVIENWEARLQGTSGYSSHQNDILQVKKCIEIAVECVEKARYKRPLIKDIVHQLEELEAKIKEMSLYSDMPIDLTGQTSSNYNILAVDPAIELRFLFEPRKDISTCMQLTNQTDGSVAFRVITNQAKYSVQPTKGIMAPCSKRYIYVTLRAQDAAPLNMQCNDMFVVQSTRVNDGRTSDGIADDEVMAGTAVGMVRLPIVYVGCDQVLG
- the LOC123093745 gene encoding putative receptor-like protein kinase At4g00960 isoform X1 — protein: MDIEFHLLETITNKFADKVGSGGYGEVYKGLYNGKEIAVKRLHPLQGLDDKAFDSEFRNLSKVKHKNVVQLLGYCYQIVKKFVPYNGELVMAMEMERILCFEYMEGGSLDKHIGGTAEDESCGLDWQSCYQIIKGTCDGLNHLHGAHEKPIFHLDLKPSNILLDKNSRTAKIADLGLSRLVASTETHKTQMANVKGTIGYMPPEYIDGGYISKKYDVFSLGVIILKIMTGNKGHSRCYEMPQEQFTKHVIENWEARLQGTSGYSSHQNDILQVKKCIEIAVECVEKARYKRPLIKDIVHQLEELEAKIKEMSLYSDMPIDLTGQTSSNYNILAVDPAIELRFLFEPRKDISTCMQLTNQTDGSVAFRVITNQAKYSVQPTKGIMAPCSKRYIYVTLRAQDAAPLNMQCNDMFVVQSTRVNDGRTSDGIADDEVMAGTAVGMVRLPIVYVGCDQVLG